From the Candidatus Delongbacteria bacterium genome, one window contains:
- a CDS encoding glycosyltransferase codes for MRYNAGSEVYTQTLCHGLADRHEVHVFTREEDSFAPDFRLRLEHDADDPRITLHVINNARNKDRYREVGIDQRFSEVLDRVQPDVVHIQHLNHLSTSLLVEAAARSIPMVFTLHDYWLLCPRGQFMQMFPQDPNVLWASCEGQEDRKCAERCYARYFSGAPGERDTDLDHWAGWVGRRMRHVREMVELVDLFVAPTRYLFDRHRQGLDLPESKLVYLDYGFDLPRFGGRMRDPDEPFTFGYIGTHIPAKGIQDLIRAFGRLAGEPRMRIWGRPRGQETESLMALVQQLPDGVAERVEWHPEYRNQDIVRDVLNRVDAIVVPSVWLENSPLVIHEAQQARVPVITADVGGMAELVGHEVNGLQFEYRSHKSLAKQMQRLVDDPALATRLGARGHMLSKSGDVPAIQDHVREMESIYQRVLERRDSARVQADQWPWRVTFDTNPDTCNLHCVMCEEHSLHSPLQNARRAEGRARRLMSFDLIRRVVEEGAHRGLREIIPSTMGEPLLYDHFEEVLALCAKHKIQLNLTTNGSFPGLGAKEWAKRIVPVTSDVKISWNGATKMTQEAIMSGSNWERNLDNVRTFVAVRDRHAATGGNRCRVTFQLTFLETNIGELADIIRLAGELGVDRVKGHHVWTHFNEIKEQSLRRNPDSMRRWNRAVLAAREAAAECLLPNGRHILLENFHLLQEGATGDEVPTGPCVFLGREAWVSTEGRFDPCCAPDAQRRTLGEFGNLNEGSLQQVWQGESYQRLLATYRSRSLCLGCNMRKPAEVKP; via the coding sequence ATGAGGTACAACGCTGGATCTGAGGTCTACACACAAACCCTCTGTCATGGACTCGCCGATCGGCACGAGGTGCATGTTTTCACGCGCGAGGAGGATTCATTCGCGCCAGACTTCCGCCTGCGGCTCGAACATGATGCGGACGATCCAAGGATCACGCTCCACGTCATAAACAACGCCCGCAATAAGGACCGCTACCGAGAAGTGGGAATTGACCAGCGCTTCTCGGAAGTGCTTGATCGCGTCCAGCCCGATGTCGTGCACATCCAGCACTTGAATCACCTCTCGACATCACTACTAGTCGAGGCCGCCGCGCGGTCCATCCCCATGGTTTTCACGCTGCATGACTACTGGCTCTTGTGCCCGCGGGGACAGTTCATGCAGATGTTTCCGCAAGACCCGAATGTGCTTTGGGCTTCCTGCGAGGGACAGGAGGACCGCAAGTGCGCAGAGCGGTGCTACGCCCGCTACTTCAGCGGCGCTCCGGGGGAGCGAGATACTGACCTGGACCACTGGGCCGGCTGGGTCGGACGCCGGATGCGCCATGTGCGGGAGATGGTCGAGCTGGTAGACCTTTTCGTGGCGCCGACGCGCTATCTCTTCGATCGGCATCGCCAAGGACTGGACCTGCCCGAGAGCAAGCTGGTCTATCTTGACTATGGTTTCGATCTCCCGCGCTTTGGCGGTCGGATGCGTGATCCGGACGAGCCCTTCACATTCGGCTACATCGGCACGCACATCCCGGCGAAGGGTATCCAAGACCTCATTCGCGCATTTGGCAGGCTTGCTGGCGAACCACGCATGCGCATCTGGGGCCGACCGCGGGGGCAGGAGACAGAGTCACTCATGGCTCTTGTCCAACAGCTTCCTGATGGTGTGGCCGAGCGTGTGGAGTGGCACCCTGAGTATCGCAACCAGGACATTGTCCGCGATGTGCTCAATCGGGTGGACGCCATTGTCGTCCCTTCGGTGTGGCTCGAGAACTCACCGCTCGTCATCCACGAGGCTCAGCAGGCGCGGGTTCCAGTCATCACTGCCGACGTGGGAGGCATGGCGGAGCTTGTCGGCCACGAGGTCAACGGCCTGCAATTCGAGTATCGATCGCACAAGTCGCTTGCCAAGCAAATGCAACGACTCGTTGATGATCCCGCCTTGGCGACTCGTCTTGGGGCGCGTGGACACATGCTCAGCAAAAGTGGAGACGTGCCGGCAATCCAGGATCACGTCCGGGAGATGGAGAGCATCTATCAGCGCGTGCTCGAGAGACGGGACAGTGCCCGGGTGCAAGCCGACCAATGGCCATGGCGCGTGACCTTTGACACGAATCCCGACACCTGTAACCTGCACTGCGTAATGTGCGAAGAGCACTCTCTCCACAGCCCCCTCCAGAATGCTCGGAGGGCCGAAGGGAGGGCGCGGCGTCTGATGTCCTTCGATCTCATTCGCCGCGTCGTGGAGGAAGGGGCACACAGGGGACTTCGCGAGATCATCCCATCCACAATGGGTGAGCCCCTACTCTATGATCATTTCGAGGAGGTTCTCGCGCTGTGCGCGAAACACAAGATTCAGCTCAATCTCACGACCAATGGGAGCTTCCCTGGCTTGGGGGCCAAGGAGTGGGCCAAGCGCATCGTGCCGGTCACGTCAGATGTCAAGATCTCCTGGAATGGCGCCACGAAGATGACCCAGGAGGCGATCATGAGCGGCTCGAACTGGGAGAGGAATCTCGACAATGTCCGGACCTTTGTTGCTGTCCGAGATAGACACGCCGCTACGGGTGGTAATCGGTGTCGGGTGACCTTTCAACTCACCTTTCTGGAGACCAACATCGGCGAGCTGGCGGATATCATTCGCCTGGCCGGCGAACTGGGAGTGGATCGCGTCAAGGGACACCATGTGTGGACGCACTTCAACGAGATCAAAGAGCAGTCGCTGCGCCGCAATCCAGACTCGATGCGTCGCTGGAACCGTGCGGTCCTAGCGGCCCGGGAAGCTGCCGCCGAGTGCCTCCTGCCGAATGGCAGGCACATTCTTCTCGAGAACTTCCACCTGTTACAGGAAGGCGCGACCGGTGATGAAGTGCCAACGGGTCCTTGCGTGTTTCTTGGACGGGAGGCGTGGGTGAGCACAGAGGGACGATTTGATCCCTGCTGCGCGCCTGATGCTCAGAGGAGGACACTGGGCGAGTTTGGGAATCTCAACGAGGGGAGCCTGCAGCAAGTCTGGCAGGGTGAGTCCTACCAGCGACTTCTTGCCACTTATCGAAGCCGATCCCTCTGCCTGGGTTGCAACATGCGAAAGCCCGCGGAGGTGAAACCATGA
- a CDS encoding aldo/keto reductase translates to MNARYLGSSGLEVSALGLGCMGMSYSYGQPRDTGEMTALLRQAVERGVSFFDTAEVYGPFLNEELLGQALEPFRGRVVIATKFGFDLSPGRDPRGVTGLPGLDSRPERIRQVAEDSLRRLRVETLDLFYHHRVDPAVPIEEVAGAVGELIRQGKVRHFGLSEAGAATIRRAHAVQPVTALQSEYSLWHRAPEVEILPLLEELGIGFVPYSPLGRGFLTGALGADATFAPGDFRARLPRFAPAALAANQALVETLTRLGTQVNATPGQVALAWLLARKPWIVPIPGTTHPTRLRENLGAADLQLDAGMLGAIDEALARLDVVGARYPETLERMTGR, encoded by the coding sequence ATGAACGCACGATACTTGGGATCCAGCGGCCTGGAGGTCTCCGCGCTGGGGCTGGGCTGCATGGGGATGAGCTACTCGTACGGACAGCCCCGTGACACGGGTGAGATGACGGCCCTGCTCCGGCAAGCGGTGGAGCGGGGGGTCAGCTTCTTCGACACGGCCGAGGTCTACGGCCCCTTCCTCAACGAAGAGCTGCTGGGCCAGGCCCTGGAGCCCTTCCGGGGCCGGGTGGTGATCGCCACCAAGTTCGGCTTCGACCTCTCGCCCGGCCGTGACCCGCGCGGCGTGACCGGCCTGCCGGGCCTGGACAGCCGCCCGGAGCGCATCCGCCAGGTGGCGGAGGACTCGCTCAGGCGCCTGCGCGTGGAGACCCTCGACCTGTTCTACCATCACCGCGTCGATCCCGCCGTCCCCATCGAGGAGGTGGCCGGCGCCGTGGGCGAGCTGATCCGGCAGGGCAAGGTCCGCCACTTCGGCCTCTCCGAGGCGGGCGCCGCGACCATTCGCCGCGCCCACGCCGTGCAGCCGGTGACGGCCCTGCAGAGCGAGTATTCGCTCTGGCACCGCGCGCCCGAGGTGGAGATCCTGCCGCTGCTGGAGGAGCTGGGGATCGGTTTCGTGCCCTACAGCCCGCTGGGCCGGGGCTTTCTCACCGGTGCGTTGGGCGCGGACGCCACCTTTGCCCCGGGGGACTTCCGCGCCCGGCTGCCCCGCTTCGCGCCCGCGGCGCTGGCCGCCAACCAGGCCCTGGTTGAAACGCTGACCCGCCTCGGCACGCAGGTGAATGCGACGCCGGGCCAGGTGGCGCTGGCCTGGCTGCTGGCCCGCAAGCCCTGGATCGTGCCCATTCCCGGCACGACCCACCCAACCCGCTTGCGCGAGAACCTGGGCGCGGCGGACCTGCAGCTGGATGCCGGGATGCTGGGTGCCATCGACGAGGCGCTGGCCCGCCTGGACGTTGTGGGCGCACGCTACCCGGAGACCTTGGAGCGGATGACCGGCCGCTAG
- a CDS encoding FlgD immunoglobulin-like domain containing protein: MRLLLLMLLLGAARAEACSFVAVLGREGARLAELDADASRFYDFLQEHAAPPNDDGYGLLYYSKPLVDPDQQFYATGAQVWYRHNDGGALEAALAAVRDPANGALLALGHARNGSGGAGSHPFTFDWGGRTYAFMHNGDLSDGSSAGLKEALLHGLIQSGWFVDLPPARWSNWQGDPQDVDSWIDSELLFHYLMAAIRAADGDVLAGLREALNNEDYHGYNVRADLVADDPGAGPGSIINFVLTDGRSLFAYKNALPSDEHHELAYRLFDSGLAGVLTDNEPGSRALNPYELVTIPVAGGPVRHDDLSAEPARRVDPGIARQTPDDGWGWPPRKGESDAPWSVAQSADATPAHPPAFVLLPARPNPCNPSTTIRLRLSEAEDLRVAIFDLRGRRIATLFAGTLPAGEHELPWNGRSDAGRPAASGLYTCVASSRRAVHSEKLLLLQ, encoded by the coding sequence ATGCGTCTGCTACTCCTCATGCTGCTGCTCGGGGCCGCGCGCGCGGAGGCCTGCTCCTTCGTCGCCGTGCTGGGCCGGGAGGGGGCGCGGCTGGCCGAGCTGGACGCGGACGCCTCTCGCTTCTACGACTTTCTGCAGGAGCACGCCGCGCCGCCCAACGACGACGGCTACGGCCTGCTCTATTACAGCAAGCCGCTGGTGGACCCGGACCAACAATTCTACGCCACGGGCGCGCAGGTCTGGTACCGCCACAACGACGGGGGCGCCCTGGAGGCGGCCCTGGCGGCCGTCCGCGACCCCGCCAACGGGGCGCTCCTGGCATTGGGCCACGCCCGCAACGGCAGCGGCGGCGCGGGGAGCCACCCCTTCACCTTCGACTGGGGCGGCCGGACCTACGCCTTCATGCACAACGGGGATCTCAGCGACGGCTCGTCCGCCGGCCTGAAGGAGGCGCTGCTGCACGGCTTGATCCAGTCCGGCTGGTTCGTCGACCTGCCGCCCGCCCGCTGGAGCAATTGGCAGGGCGATCCGCAGGACGTGGACAGCTGGATCGACAGCGAGCTGCTGTTCCACTATCTCATGGCGGCCATCCGCGCGGCGGACGGCGACGTGCTGGCCGGGCTGCGCGAGGCCCTGAACAACGAGGACTACCACGGCTACAACGTCCGCGCAGACCTCGTCGCGGACGACCCCGGGGCCGGTCCGGGCAGCATCATCAATTTCGTGCTGACCGACGGCCGCTCGCTGTTCGCGTACAAGAACGCCCTGCCCAGCGACGAGCACCACGAGCTCGCCTACCGGCTCTTCGACAGCGGCCTGGCCGGCGTTCTCACGGACAACGAACCCGGCTCCCGGGCGCTGAACCCCTACGAACTGGTGACGATCCCCGTCGCTGGCGGTCCGGTCCGCCACGACGACCTGTCCGCCGAACCGGCACGCCGCGTGGACCCCGGTATCGCCCGCCAAACGCCCGACGATGGCTGGGGTTGGCCGCCTCGCAAGGGGGAGTCGGACGCGCCCTGGTCCGTGGCCCAATCGGCGGACGCCACACCGGCCCACCCGCCGGCCTTCGTTCTGCTCCCGGCGCGGCCGAACCCCTGCAATCCCAGCACGACGATCCGCCTGCGGCTCAGCGAGGCGGAGGATCTCCGCGTGGCCATCTTCGATCTGCGCGGGCGCCGGATCGCCACCCTCTTCGCTGGGACGTTGCCGGCCGGCGAACACGAATTGCCCTGGAACGGACGGTCGGACGCGGGCCGGCCTGCCGCCAGCGGCCTCTACACCTGTGTCGCCAGCAGCCGCCGGGCGGTCCACAGCGAGAAGCTCCTGCTGCTGCAGTAG
- a CDS encoding methyltransferase, with product MTWKTTSPAPDNTHHVRGSNPLYAERFDQVLAFHEPGLAPVRQGNEAWHICLDGKAAYQRRFQRTFGFYQGLAAVESSDGWHHIRPDGANAYVSRFDWCGNFQCGHCAVREHSGRYFHVTPEGQPAYPARWRYAGDYRDGIAVVQADDGRSTHINTLGVLAHGVWFLDLDVFHKGYARARDEEGWTHVDARGCPGYARRFAAVEPFYNGQARVERFDGGLEVIDEAGQTIVELRPPLLSAFASVSRDLVGFWRTQAICAGVELGVFDALPRSAEDLACLLGLDAVRVRRLLLAFAELRLTIKVGEEWRTTERGEYLRVAHPLTLAGAAVEYGRYLSRLWEWLPSAMRADSEWRAPDIFSDVATDPRRSTIHHRMLASYALHDYEAVPAALGLCGDERVIDAGGGLGVLASLLVKTHPSLRVTVLDRPEVIEQAMRQERQHLLEFRSVNLFQPWDAEGDAVVMARVLHDWDDPQALRLLSQARGALSSGGRLFVVEMLVPEGGVAGSLCDLHLLMATGGRERTAKEYEALLEEAGFSFAGIRRIAALPSIIMGVAR from the coding sequence ATGACTTGGAAAACCACCAGTCCGGCGCCAGACAACACACATCATGTCCGCGGAAGCAATCCGCTTTACGCCGAACGCTTCGATCAAGTGCTCGCCTTCCACGAGCCAGGACTGGCCCCCGTTCGACAGGGCAATGAGGCCTGGCACATCTGCCTCGACGGAAAGGCGGCCTACCAGCGGAGATTCCAGCGGACCTTCGGTTTCTACCAGGGGCTGGCGGCCGTGGAGTCCTCTGATGGGTGGCATCACATTCGTCCGGATGGTGCGAATGCCTATGTCTCGCGCTTTGATTGGTGCGGCAACTTTCAGTGTGGTCACTGCGCAGTCCGTGAACACTCGGGCCGTTACTTCCACGTCACACCCGAGGGGCAGCCTGCCTACCCGGCCCGCTGGCGCTACGCGGGTGACTACCGCGATGGTATCGCAGTCGTGCAAGCCGACGATGGGCGCTCCACCCACATCAACACGTTGGGAGTACTCGCCCACGGGGTCTGGTTTCTTGATCTCGACGTGTTCCACAAGGGCTATGCCCGGGCCCGCGATGAAGAAGGTTGGACCCACGTCGATGCGCGAGGCTGTCCTGGCTACGCCAGGCGCTTCGCTGCGGTGGAGCCCTTCTACAATGGACAGGCCCGCGTCGAGCGCTTCGACGGCGGACTCGAGGTGATCGATGAGGCGGGGCAAACCATAGTTGAGTTGCGGCCCCCACTGCTGAGCGCGTTTGCATCCGTGTCCCGCGATCTGGTGGGGTTCTGGCGCACACAGGCGATTTGCGCTGGCGTCGAGTTGGGTGTATTCGATGCATTGCCCCGCAGCGCCGAAGACCTTGCTTGTCTGCTTGGTCTCGATGCAGTCCGTGTTCGTCGATTGCTTCTTGCCTTCGCCGAGCTTCGTCTCACGATAAAAGTGGGTGAAGAATGGCGGACGACTGAGCGCGGTGAGTATCTAAGAGTCGCGCATCCCCTGACGCTTGCTGGTGCCGCTGTGGAGTATGGCCGCTACCTCTCACGGCTCTGGGAGTGGCTCCCGAGCGCCATGCGAGCAGATAGTGAGTGGCGGGCGCCCGACATCTTCTCGGATGTTGCCACCGATCCCCGACGTTCGACAATCCACCATCGGATGCTTGCCAGTTACGCGCTCCACGATTACGAAGCGGTCCCTGCCGCCCTGGGGCTGTGTGGGGACGAGCGGGTCATTGATGCAGGAGGCGGACTTGGGGTGTTGGCCTCGCTGCTTGTCAAGACACATCCATCGTTGCGGGTCACGGTTCTCGACCGGCCCGAAGTCATCGAGCAGGCAATGCGACAGGAGCGACAGCACCTGTTGGAGTTTCGGTCGGTCAACCTCTTCCAACCGTGGGACGCAGAAGGTGACGCTGTCGTGATGGCGCGTGTTCTACACGATTGGGATGATCCACAGGCCTTGCGGTTGCTCAGCCAAGCTCGCGGCGCTCTGTCGAGCGGTGGCAGGTTGTTCGTGGTTGAGATGCTCGTGCCAGAAGGCGGGGTGGCTGGCAGCCTGTGTGACCTGCACTTGCTCATGGCAACGGGAGGACGGGAGAGGACTGCCAAAGAGTACGAAGCCCTTCTGGAGGAGGCGGGTTTTTCCTTTGCGGGCATCCGGCGGATCGCCGCACTGCCGTCAATCATCATGGGGGTGGCGCGATGA
- a CDS encoding site-specific integrase → MRRFRFTVQGLEELTTHKTREFIHDDQVPALAVQVTPSGGKSFYVVKRHGRGKVVQRLGSLHELSIPKARALAAEFVTRLTLGEEPEPVREKPLLLRDALHEYLDYARDHLSPSTVTDYERHVSMHLGAWAGARLLSGVRRKEVTALHKLLGQRHGRPSANRILAFLRAAINRAIREHELDLPNPARGITLYREEARTRRLFTEELPAFFQALREEPNRDVRDFILLALLTGARKQNLLTLRWEQISFSRALWTVPAAESKNGRELTVVLARRALELLQERQQFVTGPFVFPGRPGARAPKSGHMSNPNVGWGRVLARAGLTSLRMHDLRRSLASFQIDTGTPLEVIQKTLGHESKATTEIYARLATGPVRESLERATAAILACVETESTKRAESRA, encoded by the coding sequence GTGCGACGCTTTCGATTCACGGTCCAGGGCTTGGAAGAATTGACCACCCACAAGACCCGCGAGTTCATCCACGACGACCAGGTGCCGGCCCTGGCCGTGCAAGTCACGCCCTCGGGCGGCAAGTCCTTCTACGTGGTCAAGCGCCATGGCCGCGGCAAGGTCGTGCAGCGGCTGGGCAGCCTGCACGAGCTGTCCATTCCCAAGGCTCGTGCCCTGGCCGCGGAATTTGTCACACGCCTCACCCTGGGCGAGGAGCCGGAACCCGTGCGCGAGAAGCCCCTGCTCCTGCGCGATGCCCTGCACGAGTATCTCGACTACGCCCGCGACCACCTCTCCCCCAGCACCGTCACGGACTACGAGCGGCATGTGTCCATGCACCTGGGGGCTTGGGCAGGGGCCCGTCTCCTGAGCGGCGTGCGGCGCAAGGAAGTGACGGCCCTGCACAAACTGCTGGGCCAGCGTCACGGCCGGCCGTCGGCCAATCGCATCCTGGCCTTTCTGCGGGCGGCCATCAACCGGGCCATTCGCGAGCATGAACTGGACCTGCCCAATCCGGCCCGGGGGATCACGCTCTACCGGGAGGAGGCCCGCACGCGCCGGCTCTTCACCGAGGAGCTGCCGGCCTTCTTCCAAGCCCTGCGTGAAGAACCCAACCGCGATGTGCGGGACTTCATCCTGCTCGCCCTCCTGACGGGAGCACGCAAGCAGAACCTGCTCACACTGCGCTGGGAACAGATCTCCTTCAGCCGCGCCCTGTGGACCGTGCCCGCGGCGGAATCCAAGAACGGCCGCGAGCTGACAGTCGTGCTGGCCCGCCGCGCGCTGGAGCTCCTGCAAGAGCGTCAGCAGTTTGTGACGGGGCCCTTCGTGTTCCCGGGTCGACCCGGGGCCCGGGCGCCCAAGAGCGGGCACATGAGCAACCCCAACGTTGGCTGGGGGCGCGTCCTGGCCCGGGCTGGCCTCACCAGCCTGCGCATGCACGACCTGCGCCGCAGCCTGGCCTCCTTCCAGATCGATACAGGCACACCGCTGGAGGTGATCCAAAAGACCCTGGGGCATGAATCGAAAGCCACGACAGAGATCTATGCCCGCCTGGCTACGGGTCCGGTAAGGGAGAGCCTGGAACGGGCGACCGCGGCTATTCTGGCCTGCGTGGAAACCGAATCGACTAAGAGGGCTGAGTCGCGGGCCTGA
- a CDS encoding SUMF1/EgtB/PvdO family nonheme iron enzyme, with product MSAIVTFLTGLLGSLTLAFALEAPVVGISAIAGLDSVYVNLNWSPVPGATSYSVYYQPRLAEPATLLGKTRAASFLTAVPNGWTWYQQPDVLGFYSVASDSAAMILIPAGQFIMGQAGVAMPEHSVTLTHSFLLGRTEVTNAQFLEALNWALAQGLVSVVGDFVQQYDVNLLRINDPGYDYCEIRYNTDTQQFYLQSGTFNSGDWGPGFAFPTGYDPANQPVMWVSWYGAACYCDWLSLMAGLPAYYSGWWTNTNSPYTATGYRLPTEAEWEFAAQHDDERTYPWGASAPTCTLANYNNDSYCVGWTGPVSTHPTGASGQGLQDMAGNLWEWCNDWDGTYSGSPQIDPVVPYNGLPFRVLRGGSWRDDAWGLQSAAHGTCSSPSNTSHIIGFRLCSTLQ from the coding sequence ATGAGTGCCATTGTCACCTTCCTTACTGGCTTGCTTGGCTCGCTTACGCTGGCCTTCGCTTTGGAAGCCCCAGTCGTGGGCATCTCCGCAATTGCCGGTCTCGACAGCGTGTACGTCAACCTCAACTGGAGTCCTGTTCCAGGGGCGACCAGTTACAGCGTGTACTATCAGCCGCGTTTGGCTGAACCAGCCACGCTCCTCGGGAAAACGCGGGCAGCATCTTTTTTAACCGCTGTCCCAAACGGATGGACGTGGTATCAACAACCTGATGTTCTGGGTTTCTACTCTGTTGCTTCTGACAGCGCCGCCATGATCCTGATTCCCGCCGGTCAGTTCATCATGGGCCAAGCTGGTGTGGCCATGCCAGAGCACTCAGTGACCCTGACGCACAGCTTCCTATTGGGGCGCACTGAAGTGACCAACGCACAGTTTTTGGAAGCCTTGAACTGGGCCTTGGCGCAAGGTCTAGTTTCTGTGGTGGGAGATTTTGTCCAGCAGTATGACGTGAACTTGCTGAGGATCAACGATCCCGGATACGACTATTGTGAGATACGCTACAACACTGACACGCAGCAATTCTATCTGCAGTCAGGGACATTCAATAGCGGAGACTGGGGTCCGGGGTTTGCCTTTCCCACAGGGTACGACCCGGCGAATCAACCGGTGATGTGGGTTTCCTGGTACGGCGCGGCCTGCTATTGCGATTGGCTGAGCCTGATGGCAGGGTTGCCCGCCTACTACAGCGGCTGGTGGACGAACACGAACAGCCCCTACACAGCCACGGGCTACCGTTTGCCCACCGAGGCGGAGTGGGAGTTCGCGGCACAGCACGATGACGAACGAACCTATCCCTGGGGTGCGTCCGCACCCACCTGCACGCTGGCGAACTACAACAACGACTCCTACTGCGTAGGCTGGACAGGCCCAGTAAGTACGCACCCGACCGGTGCATCCGGCCAAGGATTACAGGACATGGCAGGAAACTTGTGGGAGTGGTGCAATGACTGGGATGGGACATACAGTGGCAGCCCGCAGATTGACCCGGTGGTGCCCTACAACGGCCTCCCCTTTCGCGTCTTAAGGGGCGGCAGCTGGCGAGACGACGCGTGGGGACTTCAGTCAGCCGCGCACGGCACATGTAGCAGCCCATCGAACACAAGCCACATCATCGGTTTCCGTCTCTGCAGTACACTCCAATGA
- a CDS encoding DUF4395 domain-containing protein: MARFGEQVDGYAIDVLNEREIRAAAGLLFLTMFVTIGMAAFGHQFTPLKYAVIGFLSDILLRLLVSPRWAPTLILGRWIVRNQVPEWVGARQKQFAWWIGAGLASVMLGLQVVVNSFSPITGIICLVCLVFLFFEAAFGICLGCLFYNLAFKERAQHCPGEVCTPHERHPAQHTGRAHWALVLAFAGWLLAVGWLFHDQLREPPFDLFGLSEVARAAE, translated from the coding sequence ATGGCACGCTTCGGCGAACAGGTGGACGGCTACGCGATCGACGTGCTCAACGAGCGGGAGATCCGCGCCGCGGCCGGACTGCTCTTTCTGACCATGTTCGTGACCATCGGGATGGCGGCCTTCGGCCACCAGTTCACGCCGCTCAAGTACGCGGTGATCGGCTTCCTCAGCGACATCCTGCTGCGCCTGCTGGTCTCGCCACGCTGGGCGCCGACGCTGATCCTCGGCCGCTGGATCGTGCGCAACCAGGTGCCCGAGTGGGTGGGCGCGCGGCAGAAGCAGTTCGCCTGGTGGATCGGCGCAGGGCTGGCGAGCGTGATGCTGGGGCTGCAGGTGGTCGTCAACTCCTTCAGCCCGATCACGGGGATCATCTGCCTCGTCTGCCTGGTGTTCCTGTTCTTCGAGGCGGCCTTCGGCATCTGCCTGGGTTGCCTGTTCTACAACCTCGCCTTCAAGGAGCGCGCCCAGCATTGCCCGGGCGAAGTCTGCACGCCCCATGAACGCCACCCCGCGCAGCACACAGGACGCGCCCACTGGGCGCTGGTGCTGGCCTTCGCCGGCTGGCTGCTGGCGGTGGGCTGGCTCTTCCATGATCAGCTGCGCGAGCCGCCCTTCGATCTCTTCGGCCTGAGCGAAGTGGCCCGCGCGGCGGAGTAG